The Synergistaceae bacterium region ATACGCAACGATACTTCGTGAAGCTATATATAACGCCCGTTTTCGCAGGTTCTACTCTGCGGAGGCAGTTATCGGCCTGGATGAAGATTTTATGGTCAAAGCGCATATTATGCTGCCCGAAGGTTTTGAGAACAGTATCTACAGCTGGATGTTAAATTTCCAGTATATGAACGATGAGTACCGCGCACGCTATGCCAACTCCCGTCCGCTCCCGAATGACGGAGATATTTTTGTTTTTGTGGACCCGGAATGGGAGCATCCCGATTACCCTCTCGGCCTTGCGTTTTTTTCTCCGGAACAGAATTGCGCCGCGATACTCGGAATGCGCTATTTTGGTGAGTTCAAGAAAGGGACTCTGACCCTCGCATGGGGGGCTGCGGCAAGAAACGGATATGCCTCATGCCATGGCGGACTTAAACGCTATGAACTGAAAGACGGCAGCAGTAAAAAGTTCGTTCTTGCCGTGTTCGGCCTATCCGGCTCCGGCAAGTCGACAATAACCCACGCAAAACATAACGGCAAGTATGATGTTACCGTGCTCCATGATGATGCAGTGATAATAAACGTCAAGGAGAAGTATGCGATAGCCCTTGAACCGGCTTATTTTGATAAAATGCAGGACTATCCGATCGGCTGCGAGGATAACAAATTTCTGCTTACCCTTCAGAATTGCGGCGCGGTTCGCGATAAAGACGATAAATTGATCGTTGTCAGCGAAGACATCCGAAACGGCAACGGGCGTGCGGTCAAGTCACGTTTCTGGTCGCCGAACAGGATCGACCGCATAGATGAGCCGCTCAACGCAATATGCTGGCTGATGAAGGATCCGACGCTGCCTCCGGTCGTTAAACTTACAGGGGCGTCCCTTGCGGCTGTTATGGGTGCGACTCTTGCAACGCGCCGCACTT contains the following coding sequences:
- a CDS encoding phosphoenolpyruvate carboxykinase (ATP), which encodes YATILREAIYNARFRRFYSAEAVIGLDEDFMVKAHIMLPEGFENSIYSWMLNFQYMNDEYRARYANSRPLPNDGDIFVFVDPEWEHPDYPLGLAFFSPEQNCAAILGMRYFGEFKKGTLTLAWGAAARNGYASCHGGLKRYELKDGSSKKFVLAVFGLSGSGKSTITHAKHNGKYDVTVLHDDAVIINVKEKYAIALEPAYFDKMQDYPIGCEDNKFLLTLQNCGAVRDKDDKLIVVSEDIRNGNGRAVKSRFWSPNRIDRIDEPLNAICWLMKDPTLPPVVKLTGASLAAVMGATLATRRTSAERLAPGVDPDALVIESYANPFRTYPLAMDYIRFRTLFEDGVDCYILNTGSFMDKKVQKNTTLKILETIVEGTGNFVPLGGIPGMDILKIPGFEVDFTNWTYKQHFINRMNDRLKFIKSCETDNGGMDALPPDAQEALKSVIDYLKKK